A single window of Micromonas commoda chromosome 6, complete sequence DNA harbors:
- a CDS encoding predicted protein: MKRSNPSARGRRRGDLAFYFWIIAHIALAFLLVASVGALDRPPRGRRDGRTSAESGDAQSLAVGAATTRGYRRRALASNATDPHPTPPPPPPPSPAANASSPARAELVNADGGTTSRSRETSGSDRAAVGGDASTGVEGGTGADQEGAAYVVDEDARALARDDDDRSVGYGARELVPFAVGVAALSFVILMCFDTLVALTLLLCLGAVVAACVMVLNNSEDDTRWRDDEFNGPM, encoded by the coding sequence ATGAAGCGCTCGAACCCTTCAGCGCGCGgaaggaggcgcggcgaTCTAGCGTTTTACTTCTGGATCATCGCGcacatcgcgctcgccttcCTTCTCGTCGcttccgtcggcgcgctggaccgtccaccgcggggtcgtcgcgatgggcggacgagcgcggaatCGGGGGATGCGCAATcgctcgcggtcggcgccgcgacgacgcggggatACCGGCGCAGGGCGCTCGCATCCAACGCGACGGATCCGCatccaacgccgccgccgccgccgccgccgtctcccgccgcgaacgcgtcgtcgccggcgcgggctgAACTCGTgaacgccgacggcgggacAACCTCGAGGTCTCGCGAaacctcgggctcggaccgggccgccgtcggcggcgacgcgtcgaccggCGTCGAAGGAGGAACCGGCGCGGACCAAGAAGGGGCGGCATACGTCGTGGACGAAGACGCGAGAGCGCtggcgagggacgacgacgaccggaGCGTCGGGTACGGCGCGAGGGAATTGGTTCCCTTCGCGGTTGGCGTGGCGGCGCTGTCGTTTGTAATTCTGATGTGCTTTGACACCCTCGTGGCGCTGACGCTGCTGCTgtgcctcggcgcggtggtcgcggcgtgcgtcatGGTGTTGAACAACTCGGAGGACGACacgcgatggcgcgacgacgagttcaaCGGCCCGATGTGA
- a CDS encoding predicted protein: MTAVVAETDQGKAAKEPPAKPGKEETGNGTTGKPPSEVMWAWEQGLPRPEQLPGTNSQLLTPSLANAFGIQMMNGYRYPLPPPSQESGERANGESRAAQGSYHDPMGAAQMQASMPPPYANFHHSMPPPGSANAQAAAAAAMASAAISNPYGFPGMYQAPFGAQRPGGHYDPYGRSLGQGGDRGMGHSQGHLDPNVSFEHMMAYQAGMEHSRSFEAFKRSREEPGMSMGLEGSEDDHAHALKRPRLVWTPPLHKRFVDAVSHLGIKNAVPKTIMQLMNVEGLTRENVASHLQKYRLYLKRLQGCSESTMENSPSREGGGSGGGSGEGSGGDTGPGARHGGGSGGDGSGNEYKREGSGSEGNDGPGSGQGSGGGAANGGTGSGAHDGGGSGGSDGGSGKGNPAAQSEKGSGAGNASGGSGNGSGNGSDGGGQTQTLKASNKDGPQSQKTEPGAPAAPAATAQVNKGSTPQGNSGAAPTQAELKPGVDEKLKLKHTRQGSGSGGEGGASGGEGNGSDDGEERPNSMERASSGDGSNDGANEVDEPGRKGKLGNSARDAPATSKPPPATSKPPTTEDKKTKRTGKSTK, encoded by the exons ATGACGGCGGTGGTGGCTGAGACGGATCAGGGCAAGGCCGCGAAGGAGCCCCCCGCCAAGCCGGGGAAGGAGGAAACGGGAAACGGGACCACCGGGAAGCCACCCTCGGAGGTGATGTGGGCGTGGGAACAGGGCCTGCCGCGGCCTGAGCAGCTCCCCGGCACCAACTCTCAGCTGCTCACGCCGTCCTTGGCCAACGCGTTCGGAATCCAGATGATGAACGGCTACAGATacccgctgccgccgccgtcgcaggAGTCCGGAGAGCGCGCCAACGGCGAATCTCGAGCTGCGCAGGGCTCGTATCACGACCCCATGGGCGCGGCTCAGATGCAGGCCTCGATGCCCCCACCGTACGCAAATTTCCACCACAGCATGCCCCCTCCGGGTTCCGCGAACGcccaggccgccgccgcggccgccatggcgtcggcggcgatatCCAACCCCTACGGCTTCCCCGGTATGTACCAGGCCCCGTTCGGCGCGCAGAGGCCCGGGGGTCATTACGACCCCTACGGGAGGTCGCtcggccagggcggcgatCGGGGCATGGGCCATTCCCAAG GCCACTTGGATCCGAACGTGAGCTTCGAGCACATGATGGCGTACCAGGCTGGCATGGAACACTCCAGAAGCTTCGAGGCGTTCAAGcgatcgcgcgaggagcCCGGCATGTCCATGGGACTCGAGg GCTCCGAGGACGACCACGCGCACGCCCTGAAGCGCCCGCGTCTGgtgtggacgccgccgctgcacAAGCGattcgtcgacgccgtgtcGCACCTCGGCATCAAAAACGCGGTGCCAAAGACGATCATGCAGCTCATGAACGTGGAGGGTTTGACGCGCGAAAACGTGGCGAGCCACCTCCAGAAGTATCGCCTGTACCTCAAGCGCCTGCAGGGATGCAGCGAGAGCACGATGGAGAACTCGCCGAGCCGCGAAGGGGGCGGCAGCGGGGGCGGCAGCGGGGAGGgttccggcggcgacaccggtccgggcgcgcgtcacggcggcggcagcggcggcgacggctccggcAACGAGTACAAGCGCGAGGGAAGCGGCAGCGAGGGGAACGACGGGCCCGGGAGCGGGCaggggagcggcggcggcgcggccaaCGGGGGGACGGGAagcggcgcgcacgacgggggcgggtcggggggttccgacggcggcagcggcaagggcaaccccgcggcgcagtCGGAGAAGGGAAGCGGCGCGGGcaacgcgagcggcggcagcggcaacGGCAGCGGCaacgggagcgacggcggcggacagACGCAGACGCTCAAGGCTTCGAACAAGGACGGGCCGCAGAGCCAGAAGACGGAGCCcggggcgcccgccgcgcccgccgccaccgcgcaggTCAACAAGGGTTCGACGCCGCAGGGAAACTctggcgcggcgccgacgcagGCGGAGCTCAAGCCCGGCGTTGACGAGAAGCTCAAGCTCAAGCACACGCGACAGGGGtccgggagcggcggcgagggcggcgccagcggcggcgagggcaacggtagcgacgacggggaggagcgACCGAATTCGATGGAGCGCGCGTCCAGCGGGGACGGGTCCAACGACGGCGCCAacgaggtggacgagccCGGGAGAAAGGGAAAACTCGGCAACTCGGCTCGggacgccccggcgacgagcaagccccccccggcgacgagcaagcccccgacgacggaggaTAAGAAGACGAAGAGGACGGGTAAGTCCACCAAGTGA
- a CDS encoding predicted protein, which yields MRRRVRRLEGRKKRRKSDKKIPRFEDIFAKKAANPWFAVLGLEFPRDATQAVTKSDSVSDLGISSLETCGEKIWGCASDASDASDGLSRAPGLDWHSNRKSKCRGVVILGTNNARYAHSRRILTHARHRLTNMTTAAIARRAFAAGLLSPATFRPALAASDHRTRAMGVVTDHNLGKNLDDAIHKAERAREDIWFREHDLDALRDLYKKARKQARHWKMEGESVKTDAAELSELKELVNGKLDQATMERLIDWKHHQ from the coding sequence atgcgtcgacgcgtccgtcgcttGGAGGGGCGAAAAAAGCGACGAAAAAGCGACAAAAAGATCCCGCGATTCGAAGATATTTTCGCGAAAAAAGCAGCCAACCCGTGGTTCGCAGTCTTGGGATTGGAATTCCCACGCGACGCCACGCAAGCTGTGACAAAATCTGATTCGGTTTCTGATTTGGGAATTTCGTCACTGGAAACCTGTGGTGAAAAGATCTGGGGTTGTGCCTCGGATGCCTCGGATGCCTCGGATGGCCTCTCGCGTGCACCGGGGCTTGATTGGCACAGCAATCGGAAAAGTAAGTGTCGAGGCGTTGTTATCCTCGGAACCAACAACGCTCGATACGCACACTCACGACGCATCCTCACGCACGCTCGACACCGCTTGACGAACATGACCACAGCCGcgatcgctcgccgcgccttcgccgcgggcctcctctcgcccgcgaccttccgccccgcgctcgccgcctcggaccACCGCACCAGGGCCATGGGTGTCGTGACGGACCACAACCTCGGCAAGAACCTTGACGACGCCATTCACAAGGCCGAGAGGGCGCGAGAGGACATCTGGTTCCGCGAacacgacctcgacgcgctccgtGACTTGTATAAGAAGGCGCGGAAGCAGGCGAGGCACTGGAAGATGGAGGGCGAGTCGGTCAagaccgacgccgcggagctgaGCGAGCTAAAGGAGTTGGTGAACGGCAAGCTGGACCAAGCCACCATGGAGCGGCTCATCGACTGGAAGCATCACCAATGA
- a CDS encoding predicted protein, whose product MSAPAPGLGSSVELATNELGELGIEVEASHCSGRVWPAAIVLGRYLESERCARLRARDAAILELGAGTGWLALKMSSRFASWTATETTEGGALDRLERNLAKFAGGGTRGRHPIARALDWNDAEGFVDSEGGGWDLVCGSDLVYSEAGAAALARCLDALLGDGDGDEKSAPGDGDGDGDVRSAAGRRRPMIAIAQTCGRWGGHGFDEALYRALANRRLRASAAFGETLEDDDTTLRQHVVVFSIERSPGASDIECVDIERDRRSHPLLRAARIRERNEAAQLAALTEDERRELDAARLFDELSST is encoded by the exons ATGTCGGCGCCTGCCCCCGGCCTCGGCTCctccgtcgagctcgccaccaacgagctcggcgagctcggcatcGAGGTGGAG GCGTCGCACTGCAGCGGCAGGGTgtggcccgcggcgatcgtcctCGGGCGGTACCTCGAATCCGAGAGGTGCGCGCGCctgcgagcgcgcgatgcggcgatcctcgagctcggcgcgggcaccgGCTGGCTCGCGCTCAAGATGTCATCGCGCTTCGCGtcctggacggcgacggagacgaccgAGGGTGGCGCGCTCGACAGGCTCGAACGGAACCTCGCCAAGTTCGCCGGCGGAGGCACCCGCGGGAGGCACCCGATCGCGAGAGCGCTGGACtggaacgacgcggagggaTTCGTCGACTccgaaggcggcgggtgggatCTGGTGTGCGGCTCGGACCTCGTGTACTCGGAAGCAGGCGCAGCCGCATTGGCGCGATGCCTGGATGCGTtgctcggggacggggacggggacgaaaagtcggcacccggggacggggacggggacggggacgtaAGGTCGGcagccgggcggcggcgaccgatGATCGCCATCGCGCAGACGTGCGGTCGATGGGGCGGGCACGGtttcgacgaggcgctgtACCGAGCTCTCGCCAATCGTCGACTTCGAGCCTCAGCCGCATTCGGGGAGACgctggaggacgacgacactACCCTTCGgcagcacgtcgtcgtcttctcGATCGAACGATCGCCGGGTGCATCGGATATTGAGTGCGTGGATATTGAGAGGGATCGGCGGTCGCATCCGCTgcttcgcgcggcgaggatccgCGAGAGGAACgaggcggcacagctggcggcgttGACAGAGGAcgaacggcgcgagctcgacgcggctcggCTCTTCGACGAGCTATCTTCGACGTGA
- a CDS encoding predicted protein: RQQKWSKGKAKEKANNQVLFEQSTYDKLLAEVPKYKMISISILTDRLRITCSLARKAIAILIAKGLIKPVTLHSKQQIYTRATNDTE; this comes from the exons CGTCAACAGAAGTGGTCCAAGGGcaaggccaaggagaaggccaaCAACCAGGTCCTCTTCGAGCAG TCCACCTACGacaagctcctcgccgaggtgccCAAGTACAAGATGATCTCCATCTCCATCCTCACCGACCGCCTCCGCATCACgtgctccctcgcgcgcaaGGCCATCGCCATCCTCATCGCGAAGGGCCTCATCAAGCCGGTGACCCTGCACTCCAAGCAGCAGATCTACACCCGCGCCACCAACGACACTGAGTAA
- the FTO gene encoding FATSO protein (considered to be a fat mass and obesity-associated protein, first identified using a fused toe (Ft) mutant mouse (in which FTO is deleted). expressed): MGKKHKPRPDDRARVVDASDVGGKVKKKKANGATMKASRRKGGGASANGDGRPYDPSRTLSKPAPPPPAYTPRVPTGAYITPEHDEYDACVARSYVGFVVDPPDILPDELHADVAAAFKTMAKRGLFTRDVLAAGKTVSPTFVSRTLVGERGMTYHYQKLRIFALPWSDEDTPEGSPLRVVRRLNDAMKRRSRALLTRHRDARVPGDVTGSCEFNVTLINLMEPERKESVALKDEGQFGMGKASVSWHSDSSLQDTSTVAVYHQTSGGIDGDDTSWHVALKCLDGVTPALRVPLRSHSAYYIMRDFNLHHHHAVLNGDTRRFSSTHRVAVTAKDTFDYVRGRCERALAVLPSLKWRAGRWPKGTKPPRDASSTQLSDAVRVLGETHREVEFQWIRMFWLQGTRHAAQHDGYWTRRIEELTQAWDVMELGLRFAMDACARAADGKAKAEPRAFEMLRYLLETIAELREEHDARTQSGAYAQVPDDCKPVDLPGFDDSSPLPRNLRPVLNTLERHRRRALDR; the protein is encoded by the exons ATGGGAAAGAAGCACAAGCCGCGgcccgacgaccgcgcgcgggtcgtcgacgcAAGCGACGTCGGGGGCAAGgtcaagaagaagaaggcgaacGGGGCGACGATGAAAGCTTCTCGGCGaaaaggcggcggtgcgtcggcgaacggcgacgggcgcccgTACGACCCGAGCAGGACCCTCTCGaagcccgcgcccccgcccccggcgtaCACCCCACGCGTCCCCACCGGCGCGTACATCACCCCCGAGCACGACGAGtacgacgcgtgcgtggcGCGATCGTACGTCGGGTTCGTGGTCGATCCCCCCGACATTTTGCCCGACGAACtgcacgccgacgtcgccgccgcgtttaAGACGATGGCGAAGCGGGGTCTCTTcacgcgcgacgtcctcgccgcgggaaaGACGGTGTCCCCCACGTTCGTGTCGCGGACCCTCGTCGGGGAGCGCGGGATGACCTACCACTACCAAAAGCTTCGCATCTTCGCCTTGCCGTGGTCCGACGAGGACACACCGGAGGGGTCGCCGCTGCGCGTGGTTCGCAGACTCAACGACGCGATGAAGCGCCGGTCAAGGGCGCTGTTGACGCGACatcgcgatgcgcgcgtccccggggaCGTCACCGGCTCGTGCGAGTTCAACGTGACGCTCATCAACTTGATGGAACCCGAGCGAAAGGAATCCGTCGCGCTCAAGGACGAGGGGCAGTTCGGGATGGGCAAGGCTTCCGTGTCGTGGCACTCGGACTCCTCCCTGCAGGACACGAGCACGGTGGCGGTGTACCACCAGACGTCgggcggcatcgacggcgacgacacgtCCTGGCACGTCGCGCTCAAGTGCCTCGACGGGGTCACCCCGGCGCTGCGGGTGCCGCTTCGTTCGCACTCCGCGTACTACATTATGCGAGACTTTAAcctccaccaccaccacgcgGTGCTCAACGGCGACACCCGCCGGTTCAGCTCCacgcatcgcgtcgccgtcaccgcgaaAGACACCTTCGATTACGTCAGAGGTCggtgcgagcgcgcgctcgccgtgctgCCCTCGCTGAAATGGCGAGCGGGTAGATGGCCGAAAGGGACCAAACCACCGAGGGACGCGAGTAGTACACAGCTGTCCGACGCGGTGCGGGTGCTTGGGGAGACGCACCGCGAGGTGGAGTTTCAGTGGATACGGATGTTCTGGCTGCAGGGCACGAGGCACGCGGCGCAACACGACGGGTActggacgcgacggatcgAGGAGCTGACGCAGGCGTGGGACGTGATGGAGCTCG GTTTGCGTTTCGCGATGGATGCGtgcgcgagagccgcggatggaaaggcgaaggcggagcCCAGAGCTTTCGAGATGCTTCGGTACCTTCTGGAGACAATCGCGGAGCTCAGGGAGGAGCACGACGCTCGAACGCAGTCCGGGGCGTACGCGCAGGTGCCCGACGATTGCAAGCCGGTGGACCTGCCCGGCTTTGACgactcgtcgccgctgccgcgGAACCTGAGGCCGGTGCTCAACACCCTCGAGCGCCATCGACGGAGGGCGCTCGACCGATAG
- a CDS encoding predicted protein — MSATSAAFVAPVARISSRSTRRHRVHAPIARAVAPSSSSSSSSVHPVRGDALPTFPGGWLGPDLAADPGSWTHRLTDDEVAELDAALASAEAAGLDVIDLTPDTFPLPTLKTRLDATRRELVHGRGLCLFRGVPVHRYTPWQRCAVFYAMGAHMGWTCPQNARGHVLGHVKDLGADPNDPTTRIYTTCAAQPFHTDSADIVGLMCLENSTTGGESMVVSSVAVWNELARTAPQLARTLLEPFPVDRKGEVPPGKRPTYDMPVFHRHGARASDVDGSAVTVCVGAGEAGDSEGGREGGCELLSGIYDRNFIDAAQARFTEDDGVPRLTPTQIAALDALDATCDDPSVRLDMRLEPGDVQWLHNHTTFHARREYGDGEGKGPSKRHLLRLWITPPDARALPGAFAERFGDLRVGAGRGGIRVEGQTPFCALEPGA; from the coding sequence atgtccgcgacgtccgcagccttcgtcgcccccgtcgcgcgcatatcgtcgcgctcgacgcggcgccatcgcgtccacgccccgatcgcgcgcgcggtcgcgccgtcgtcgtcgtcgtcgtcgtcgtccgttcatcctgtgcgcggcgacgcgcttccCACCTTTCCCGGCGGTTGGCTGGGCCCCGACCTTGCAGCGGACCCGGGCTCGTGGACGCACAGGCTCACCGATGACGaggtcgcggagctcgacgccgcgctggcgtccgcggaggcggcggggctcgacgtcatcgacctCACCCCGGACACCTTCCCGCTCCCCACGCTCAAGACTCGACTCGACGCCAcgaggcgcgagctcgtccacggcCGCGGGCTCTGCCTGTTCAGGGGCGTCCCGGTCCACAGGTACACGCCGTGGCAGAGGTGCGCGGTGTTTtacgcgatgggcgcgcaCATGGGCTGGACGTGCCCGCAGAACGCCCGCGGTCACGTCCTCGGGCACGTCAAAGATCTGGGCGCCGATCCAAACGATCCCACGACTCGAATCTACAccacgtgcgccgcgcaACCCTTCCACACCGACAGCGCCGACATCGTGGGGCTGATGTGTCTCGAGAACAGCACGACGGGGGGGGAGTCGATGGTGGTGTCCTCGGTGGCGGTGTGGAACGAGctggcgcggacggcgccacAGCTGGCGCGAACCCTCTTGGAGCCATTCCCGGTGGACCGAAAGGGCGAGGTGCCCCCGGGGAAGCGGCCGACGTACGACATGCCGGTGTTTCACaggcacggcgcgcgcgccagcgacgtcgacggcagcgcggtgacggtgtGCGTCGGTGCGGGCGAAGCGGGAGATTCGGagggagggcgcgagggagggtGCGAGCTGCTCAGCGGGATTTACGACAGGAActtcatcgacgccgcgcaggcgcggttcacggaggacgacggcgtgccgcggctgacgccgacgcagatcgccgcgctcgacgccctcgacgcgacgtgcgacgACCCGAGCGTCCGTTTGGACATGCGCCTGGAGCCCGGCGACGTGCAGTGGCTTCACAATCACACGACGTTTCACGCCAGGCGAGagtacggcgacggggaaggAAAAGGCCCGAGCAAGAGGCACCTCCTGCGGCTGTGGATCACCCccccggacgcgagggcgctgcCGGGGGCGTTCGCCGAGCGATTCGGGGATctgcgcgtcggggcgggacggggcgggaTCAGGGTGGAGGGACAGACGCCCTTCTGCGCGCTCGAGCCTGGGGCTTGA
- a CDS encoding predicted protein yields MTLSLADAASATYDPAKCTDKDVVAPLGLACQTALADSSVMASCCAALTTWNAAGCNCPAHEGETLLDLDEYALFKPALAGLNAGCGIDAADDDADAMSALAFALAASPVAAYGVIHRYDHVDDETHEKHVRAMYRLDDLLSEYNRLHNHPDPDHHRRHREPEYVRAYKEKHLHAAQHARRVEALRHAHGDGDPTHVACDDPLFVQSHMLDCLRHPTWEHPHGGCCEGLRMWNDAGCNCDGVRSVLTHDATFEHYARVAAKFEAQCDVTPRTNCENQLREVRRYGVIHHDGFDASSGHFHLALPERDAVGIRTRASILPELPGNRRSLKSAWESTAGKQTIDCALMQSAMLALLPCLGQVPASVSDECCKGLNSWNDAGCYCDGVQTVMEDPETPKAYVELAAVLNPACGVEKVTDLNHRVCAPPPPAPPPTPPPPNPPPRPPASSTLAFATTVAQETWGAFYRSFSPYEWDAPTDEDYCKWMADVLVCDYIKNADDCEWKDSDAGGSREVLTPCEWYEGKCELRDYLQIGARELRNAFRNVLAASQSAHDACAAGCADEENEGDEEKCVDTPHGCLPSVDAAMAAADAASSEITTTAVQRMVYRQYMHGVVGCNVLGKGGAETVGVDECAGRDGCAWDSSSGGGNGRCEPTRAWREATSLEVCTPPTPPAPPPAPPPPPVSGYEYEATRGDGFEKEFSPWMVWSFMVVSSAISLSWMCGCILVYKRHPECPKPESSDDESGTDSDENNSSDGELTHSEITVETSELIENGRDASDDKPVLRGRRGGGRRGEVAREVVIPPWPKYAPIPYARRKSTPKKHRKPGSMEQWERMQAQKPRRYK; encoded by the exons atgacgttgtcactcgccgacgccgcgtcggccaCGTACGATCCGGCCAAGTGCACCGAcaaggacgtcgtcgcgcccctcgggCTGGCGTGCCAGACCGCCCTGGCGGATTCCTCCGTGATGGCATCCtgctgcgccgcgctcaccacctggaacgccgcggggtgcAATTGCCCCGCGCACGAGGGCGAGAcgctcctcgacctcgacgagtaCGCCCTGTTCAAGCCCGCGCTGGCGGGTCTCAACGCCGGGtgcggcatcgacgccgcggacgacgacgccgacgccatgt CCGCGCTCGctttcgcgctcgcggcgtcccccgtcgccgcctaCGGCGTCATCCACCGCTACGaccacgtcgacgacgagacgcaCGAGAAGCACGTGCGCGCCATGTACCGGCTCGACGATCTCCTCTCCGAGTACAACCGCCTGCACAATCACCCGGACCCGGATCACCACAGACGACACCGCGAACCGGAGTACGTGCGCGCGTACAAGGAAAAGCACCTACACGCCGCGcagcacgcgcggcgcgtggaggcgctgcgccacgcgcacggcgacggcgacccgacgcacgtcgcgtgcgacgaTCCCCTCTTCGTCCAGTCGCACATGCTCGACTGCCTTCGACACCCGACGTGGGAACACCCGCACGGAGGGTGCTGCGAGGGACTGCGAATGTGGAACGACGCGGGGTGCAactgcgacggcgtccggAGCGTGCTGACccacgacgcgacgttcgagcactacgcgcgcgtcgctgccAAGTTCGAGGCCCAGTGCGACGTGACGCCGAGAACAAACTGCGAGAACCAACTGCGGGAGGTGAGGCGCTACGGCGTCATCCACCACGACGGGTTTGATGCGTCGTCGGGGCACTTCCACCTGGCGCTgcccgaacgcgacgccgtcgggattcgaacccgcgcgtcgataCTCCCGGAACTCCCGGGGAACCGACGCTCGCTCAAGTCCGCGTGGgagtccaccgcgggcaAGCAGACGATCGACTGCGCGCTGATGCAAtccgcgatgctcgcgctcctgccGTGTCTCGGGCAAGTCCCCGCGTCCGTGTCCGACGAGTGCTGCAAGGGGCTCAACTCCTGGAACGACGCCGGCTGCTACTGCGACGGCGTTCAGACGGTCATGGAAGATCCGGAGACGCCAAAGGCGTACGTCGAGTTGGCCGCCGTCCTCAACCCCGCGTGCGGCGTGGAAAAAGTGACGGATTTAAACCACCGAGTgtgcgcgcccccgccccccgcgccgccgccgacgccgccgccgcccaacccgccgccgcgaccgcccgcgtcgtccacgctaGCGTTCGCGACGACCGTTGCGCAGGAGACCTGGGGGGCGTTCTACCGATCCTTCTCGCCGTACGAGTgggacgcgccgacggatGAGGATTACTGCAAGTGGATGGCGGACGTGCTCGTGTGCGATTACATCAAAAACGCGGACGACTGCGAGTGGAAAGATTCCGATGCGGGCGGGTCGAGGGAGGTCCTGACGCCGTGCGAGTGGTACGAGGGCAAGTGCGAGCTGCGGGATTACCTGCAgatcggcgcgagggagcttCGTAACGCGTTTCGTAACGTCCTAGCGGCGAGCCAatccgcgcacgacgcgtgcgccgccggctgcgccgACGAAGAAAACGAAGGCGACGAAGAAAAATGCGTGGACACCCCGCACGGGTGCCTCCcctccgtcgacgccgcgatggccgccgcggacgccgcatCTTCGGAGATAACGACCACCGCGGTTCAGCGCATGGTGTACCGCCAGTACatgcacggcgtcgtcgggtgcAACGTATTGGGCAAAGGAGGCGCGGAAACAGTCGGAGTCGACGAAtgcgccggacgcgacggatgcGCTTGGGACTCGTCTTCGGGTGGCGGGAACGGCCGGTGCGAGCCCACGCGTGCgtggcgcgaggcgacgtcgctcgaggtatgcacgccgccgacgccgcccgcgccgccgcccgcgccgccgccgccgcccgtctccGGGTACGAGTACGAAGCCACGAggggcgacggcttcgagaAGGAGTTTTCCCCGTGGATGGTTTGGAGTTTCATGGTCGTCTCCAGCGCCATCTCGCTGTCGTGGATGTGCGGATGCATCCTGGTGTATAAGCGGCACCCGGAGTGCCCGAAGCCGGAGTCGTCCGATGACGAGTCGGGTACGGATTCCGACGAGAACAATTCGTCCGATGGCGAGTTAACGCACTCGGAGATCACGGTTGAGACGAGCGAACTCATCGAAAATGGTCGCGATGCATCCGACGATAAACCGGTGCTtcgtgggcgacgcggcgggggcaggcgcggcgaggtggcgcgcgaggtggtgaTCCCGCCGTGGCCCAAGTACGCGCCCATCCCCTACGCGCGCAGGAAGTCGACCCCGAAGAAGCACAGGAAGCCCGGGTCGATGGAGCAGTGGGAAAGGATGCAGGCGCAAAAGCCAAGAAGGTATAAGTAG